The sequence below is a genomic window from Lolium perenne isolate Kyuss_39 chromosome 7, Kyuss_2.0, whole genome shotgun sequence.
TCCCCTTCGGCGTCTCCGACGGCGGCGGTTGCAGGAGGTGCACGATGGTGTTCTGCACAGAGATCTTCAGGGCCTCTTTGTAATTTTCTATTTTCGCAAGGTCTTTTGTGCAAAGTGTCAGCACAGCTAGTGTTCTGGGGTGTTCGTGATGTTTCTGCGTTGTAACCAACTTCTACTATAAATGGATGCGCGGTaacttttctcaaaaaaaaaaaaacctgtaGACACCTTCATAAATAGGTCAAAATTACCCACTCGCTGTAGAAATTAGCATGAATAGAGCAAAGATGTACATCGGTAGATAACctgcatgagtgaaaaaatcataaaaatccttatcatttctacatagccacaaCGACCAAATAACATCTAGCGCTCCCACCCTAATAAATACATTGAACTCATGATCCACACTATTTATCTAATTGTTGAGTATATTAGCAACGCTACGTGGCGGGTATAAGAGGATCTCTAGTAGTGCCCGTAAAAGTGGGAACCAAAAAAGTGGAGTTCAGTCTCCTGAATTTTACGATTTCGTCGATTTTAGTCGAGGCGCAGAGTAGAAACTGAAAAGACGAACTGAAAAAGAAAATCAAACATCGCGGGAAATTTTTGGGGACGAACATGCGAAATGGAACGAATTTGGTGCTCTGGTCGAGCTACATTCATTTACATACTATAGCTAAAATAAACAACTAATCCTACGCCACGCGAGTAATCTAACCCAAAATTGGCCCCGAGATAGTCACCGGGGCCTCTACGTGCGGCGGAGGAAGGACCGGATGCGGCGGAGGAAGCCTAGGCGATGACGATGGCGGCGAGCTCGAAAACCGTCGCTTTCATGGAGTTCCCGCAAGTGAGGGGAAGCACCGGCGCGTCTTCGTCGTCTTCAGTGTCCTGGTGTGGTGGAAGCGTCAGCGGCAGCGGTGGGCTGGACGAGCCGCCGGACGTGACCTCGCCGTCCCCATCGCGCGCATCAATGCGCGTCAACCTGCGCGCCGCTTGCGCGCTCCCTCGAAGCGCGTCCACTTCGTGCGGTCCGCCTCCGACCGCACAACTGGCAGACGAAGTGGCGAGCATCCGCCGCCGATTCGGCCGCCTCCCCTACTGCATCGTTATGCGCGCGCCATTGCGAACCGAGGGAAGGTCGCGGTGGAGCGGATAGCGCGATGGAGCGGCCGGAATTCCTCGCCGGAGGGCGAGGGTTTTTCGTGGCAGAGGAGCGGGTGCGGCGGCGGGAAGTGGGGTTTTGGAACCCTACTCCACTCCGCGGCTTTTATAAATAGGGGCCGCGTGCTCACTTTCTCAGGCCCCGAGAAAGTTTTACGGGCCGGGCTACCGATTTAGGTGCTGTTCTACGACGCTTTCGGCCCAAACCCGTAAATCCACCGGAAAAGTTTAGTTCTAGCGACATTTACGGGTTCTGTTAGATTTGCTCTAAGGTAGAACCTATTCGGATGGCCAATCGTATAGATCTAGCAATAGTACATGTACTAAAAGAATAAATGTTTGATAATCTCGGCATGGTCATAGAGTACACATTTATACTTTCGTGCCATCACAATGTCGTATTTAGTGAGGATTTCCCCTCTATGAAGATACCATGCGAAGATCTTAGTCCTCCGCGGAATTTTCATTTTCCAATTTTTTTTTGTTACTATCAACTAGGACGTCTAACCGATTAAACCTCTATACATAGAATCAATTGAGAATTCGCCACTCTCTTGTAGCTTCCATTGAAACTCGTCAGTCCCTTGTATTAATTGGATCAAAGCCAAACTTTATAGCAAAGCATTTCATGATGCAAGCCTGGAACTAACAAGATCTCTTCTAAACAACACATTTGGTGGTGAATACTCCAAAATCTTAACGATAGAATTGTCTTTGTAACGCACAATATTCTACGGAGCAAGATATTGTTCACCAGGTGTAGTATTTTCCAGCCACATATCCCCCCAAAACCTAATTTCCTACCCATCCTAGTTGTGATCGAACCATATGGAaagaataatttcttcttcatCATTATGCCAGCCCAGAAATGTGAGTTCCCAGGTTGCCAGTAAACATAAGACAATGTAAATAAGCTTACGTATTTCTCTTTTAGAAGAGTTTGCCACAACCCATCCTCGGTAACGATCTTTAAAAGCCATTTACGTAGTTGTGATCGATAGATATTGCTCACCAAGTGTAGAATTTCCCAGCCACTTATCCCGCATAACATTATTTCCGAACCAtcctagttgtgatcaaaccaaatGGGAAGAATAATTTCTTCGTCGTCATTAGACTAGCCCAGAAATGCGAGTCCCTAGATTTCCAATAAACATAAGACAATGCACATCAGCTTATGCATTTCTCTTTTAGAAGAGTTTGCCACACCCCATGCCCAGTAAGAAGTTTTAAAACTCATTTACCTAGAAGGGATTTGTTCTTGATCTCAAGGTCATAGATCCCAATTCATCCTTGATCTATACAACGACAAACTACATTTCATTTAGCCAATTAATATTTCTTTCTCATTATATCCTTGCAAAAGAAATCTTGAGCGGAAATAATCCAACCGTTGTAAGACTCCTTTATGTAGTTGAAAGAATGAAATCATATACAACACCATATTATTTAGTACTATTAATGAGAACTAATCTTCTAGAGATAGTACTTTCTCTTTCCAACTACTTAATCACTTTTGTAGCCGTTTCTCGACTTGTTTCCATTCAACATTTGGGAGTCTCTAATATTGTATCGGTTTGCCTAGATAGATGATAGGAAACAGGCCTTGCCCGCATGCAAAAAAGTTTGGTGTAAAGGGCAACCTCATCTTGAATCTCACCGATGCAAAATAATTCACTTTTGTGGAAACTAATTTTGATTTCTGAAAGCCGCTTGAAAGTTTTCTCTCCTTTTCAAGGTCATGATTCATACATAAAATTGTAACGTCAACAAATTGAAGGATAGGCAGCCTACAATCCATGAGCTATGGAACTACAACTTTAATTAGCCATTTTTTGCGCGCTATATAATTATAGCTAACATATCAGCCACTATATTAAATAGCATGGGTGAGCATGAATCGCGTTGTCTTAACCCTTTTTGGTTTGGAaatactacctccgattcaaggaataagacgccctcgttttacgtgctttttgtttgaccaaaaattactttaaatatataaagattgtttctatgaaattagcatcattagaaagtgcttttcaatacgaatccaacgatactaattacatataatataatcaagattgtgttggtcaatttttatgatcaaagttcgtcttggaatacgcgtgcgccttattctttgggacggaggtagtatcgGCCAACCTCATCATTGATTTTAATGGTCACACTTCTTTTGAAAAGAAAGTTATGGATTAGCGCAAGCTACTCATCATAAAATAATTCATTCTCAGAGTCCGTTGGAGAAAAGACCATATAACTTTATCTTAAGCCTTTTCAAAGTCAACTTTAATATTAGTTCATTCAACATTTTTCGATGTAACTCGTGGACCATGAACCATCTAGGATATTTCTTCCTTACATAAAAAAAGCATTCTGGGTGAGGCGAGCAACATGGTTACAACCGAATTAAGGCTAATAGTCGTGAATATTTCGAAGCTAACATTAAAAAGATAGATATACATATATTGTTGGATCCTTTCTGCTCCATTAACCTTTGCAACAAAATTATCTCACCAAAATTTAGGTGAAATAGATCTAGCTGTCCATCATGAAGAATGATGACCAATTCTAGCACGCCCAATCTAATATCTTCTACAAGTTTTGATAAAACTCATCTAGAAAACCATCCGAACCTGGGGCTTTGTTGTGCCCATTTCACCTAGAAAATAACTGCAGCATGTAGCGAATTTTCACATAGTTCTATGTGACACTTTCTACTTGCTAAAAGGAGAAATTGTAAGCTTGAGATAAGGGACAGTATTAAATTGAGATTGATTACTTTACTCTTTTGCTTCATGCATATAGGGTATTAAGATTCAGTATACGTCACTGCACTCCACGTTTGGAATGGCAGGACCGCAGCCGAAGGGGAAAAAATTATGGTGCCCTGCTAGAGAAGTGAAGCGCATACCTAACCAACAGATTATGCTTGGATGATAAAGGAATACGGTGCAAGATCCTTCTACCAACATTGCTTCATGTTTCCTTCCAGTACTAAGTAAAACATACTGTACAATGATTTTGATCACCTGTCCACTGGCATCCCTGACATCCTAGACCTGTTAAGGCATCACATCGGCGAGGTCCTTGCCCTTCAGGAAGACAGGAACCCCTCCTCCACGAGCTGACGCTCCGCTGGCGGCAAATCGTTCAAGAGATCGTCACCCTTCGCACCTGAGGGGAAGTTGTTTAAGAGGAAGTCGAGCGCCGGCATCTCCAGGAAGGCGTTGACGAGGTCCATCGACGACTCGTCCTTTTTTACCACCATCGTCTCTGCTGTGGCATCCCCGTCCTCGCTTGGTTGCTTGAAGTTGGTGACAGCTCTCGCGCCATGCAGCTTGACGGCCGCGGCATCGTATGCTCTGGCGGCCTCCCCGGGGACGTCGAAGGTGCCAAGCCACGTCGGAGCCTTTCCCCTGCAGTGTCTGATTTTCGCCCCATACCGGCCGCTGAGAGTCCGGTGCACACCGCGGAACTCCGTCCAGGCGTCCGACCGAGACGCCGTCTTCTTCACAGCCCGCCCCGTGACTTGAAACTCGACGGCCGCTGCGTCGTACGCTTTGGCAGCGTCCTCAGCGGTTTCGAAGGTGCCAAGCCAGACATGGCCGCCCCTCGACGGAACCCAGATCTGCGCCCCGTACCGTCCGCTTGGTTTCAGGCGCACACCACGGATCTGG
It includes:
- the LOC127315451 gene encoding APETALA2-like protein 3, whose product is MAQSIQGQVLGAGVSELWKEHGKAVRSGRVKKATQTQIRGVRLKPSGRYGAQIWVPSRGGHVWLGTFETAEDAAKAYDAAAVEFQVTGRAVKKTASRSDAWTEFRGVHRTLSGRYGAKIRHCRGKAPTWLGTFDVPGEAARAYDAAAVKLHGARAVTNFKQPSEDGDATAETMVVKKDESSMDLVNAFLEMPALDFLLNNFPSGAKGDDLLNDLPPAERQLVEEGFLSS